In Candida orthopsilosis Co 90-125, chromosome 6 draft sequence, the following are encoded in one genomic region:
- a CDS encoding Fol2 protein (S. cerevisiae homolog FOL2 has GTP I activity, has role in folic acid and derivative biosynthetic process and localizes to nucleus) → MSEHKDNENHNLKREHESVNGTHSPRPVVQPKRSKLITSSHFDLNSPLQTRPASPLILNPPIDSDGLSWPSHGARSRIDQTPEEAAEREKRIADAVRTILTELGEDTNREGILETPERYARAMLFFTKGYEDNIRDVIKHAVFEENHDEMVIVRDIEIYSLCEHHLVPFFGKVHIGYIPNKRVLGLSKLARLAEMYARRFQVQERLTKQIAMALSEILKPRGVAVVMEATHMCMVSRGVQKTGSSTTTSCMLGCFRDHQKTREEFLTLLGRK, encoded by the coding sequence ATGTCGGAGCATAAGGACAATGAGAATCACAATCTCAAGAGGGAACATGAATCTGTTAACGGTACCCACTCTCCTAGACCTGTTGTCCAACCAAAGAGATCTAAACTCATTACATCATCACATTTCGATCTTAACTCACCACTACAAACTAGACCAGCATCACCTTTGATCCTTAACCCACCAATAGACTCAGATGGTTTATCATGGCCATCACATGGCGCCAGGTCGCGTATCGATCAAACTCCAGAAGAAGCAGCTGAACGGGAAAAGCGTATTGCTGATGCTGTGCGTACAATCTTGACGGAATTAGGTGAGGATACAAATCGTGAAGGGATTTTAGAAACGCCTGAAAGATATGCTCGTGCCATGTTGTTTTTCACTAAAGGTTACGAGGATAATATTCGTGATGTGATTAAACATGCAGTTTTTGAGGAAAACCATGATGAAATGGTGATTGTTAgagatattgaaatataCTCTCTTTGTGAACATCATTTGGTTCCATTTTTTGGTAAAGTACATATTGGTTATATTCCCAACAAGCGGGTCTTGGGGTTGAGTAAATTGGCGAGATTAGCTGAAATGTATGCAAGAAGATTTCAGGTTCAAGAAAGATTGACTAAACAGATTGCCATGGCGTTGAGTGAGATTTTGAAACCTCGAGGTGTAGCTGTAGTTATGGAAGCTACACATATGTGTATGGTGAGTCGTGGTGTACAAAAGACTGGCAGTTCAACTACTACAAGTTGTATGCTTGGATGTTTTAGAGATCACCAAAAGACCAGAGAAGAATTTTTGACCTTATTAGGAAGAAAGTAA
- a CDS encoding Her2 protein (S. cerevisiae homolog HER2 has glutaminyl-tRNA synthase (glutamine-hydrolyzing) activity and has role in glutaminyl-tRNAGln biosynthesis via transamidation, endoplasmic reticulum organization), translated as MVRQFNQLRNYSTRSDSFNSIITKCTIAGYNGPLSNTTYALKDNIVTKDFLTTAASHALYNYQSPFDATVAKLLSDNGATCIGKANLDEFGMGSSNLNSYYGAVVNPFNEQAVPGGSSGGSAAAVAGNIASFSIGTDTGGSIRLPASYCNVFGFKPTYGRISRWGVISYAQTLDTVGIISNNIDLVEKVYDVLNVEDQNDPTSLPESVRNSMQTTQEFSQLTFGVPSNFLFEEVSEQVRSKWIEVLEGLIDLGHRVKFISAKAIRKALPVYYTIATSEAASNLARYDGTRYGYTSKPLNVNDNPMELVFKNRTESFGPEVRRRILLGNYTLSSESGDHYAKATELREKLTRELSSVFKMKHPLLQDLYNEDGCDLIISPTAMDIAPSVKESTTKNAENLINEYINDIFTVPISLAGLPAISVPFNGIGIQVVGQYGDDKLVLHAARLIK; from the coding sequence ATGGTACGACAATTCAATCAGCTTCGAAACTACTCTACGCGTAGTGATTCTTTCAACAGTATCATTACGAAATGTACAATTGCAGGATACAATGGTCCTCTTTCGAATACAACCTACGCATTGAAAGATAACATCGTGACCAAGGATTTCCTCACCACAGCAGCCTCTCACGCATTATACAATTATCAGTCACCGTTTGATGCTACTGTTGCTAAGCTACTATCTGATAATGGAGCTACATGTATTGGTAAGGCCAATTTAGATGAATTTGGAATGGGGTCATCTAATCTAAACTCGTACTATGGGGCGGTCGTTAATCCTTTCAATGAACAAGCTGTTCCCGGTGGCTCTTCGGGTGGCTCTGCGGCAGCTGTTGCAGGAAATATTGCCAGTTTTTCCATTGGAACTGATACCGGTGGATCAATCAGATTACCCGCTAGCTACTGTAATGTATTTGGTTTCAAACCGACGTATGGGCGTATTTCTCGATGGGGTGTGATATCGTATGCACAAACGCTAGATACAGTGGGTATTATTAGTAACAACATTGACCTAGTGGAGAAGGTATATGATGTGTTGAATGTCGAAGACCAAAACGATCCAACCTCACTCCCTGAGTCGGTAAGAAATAGTATGCAAACTACTCAAGAATTTTCACAATTGACATTTGGGGTACCACtgaatttcttgtttgaagaagtttCAGAGCAAGTTCGATCAAAATGGATCGAGGTGTTGGAAGGTCTCATTGATCTTGGACATAGAGTGAAATTCATTTCAGCTAAAGCAATAAGAAAAGCGTTGCCTGTTTATTATACCATCGCTACATCGGAAGCTGCTTCTAATTTGGCCAGATATGATGGAACTAGATACGGCTACACGTCAAAGCCATTGAATGTCAATGACAATCCAATGGAATTGGTATTTAAAAACAGGACAGAATCTTTTGGTCCGGAAGTACGAAGAAGAATACTATTGGGAAACTACACACTAAGCTCTGAGTCGGGCGATCATTATGCAAAAGCCACTGAGCTACGCGAAAAGTTGACTAGAGAATTATCGTCCgtattcaaaatgaagCACCCTCTTCTTCAAGACCTTTATAATGAAGACGGCTGTGATTTGATCATATCACCAACAGCAATGGACATCGCTCCTTCGGTGAAAGAGAGCACTACAAAGAACGCGGAGaatttaatcaatgaaTACATCAATGACATTTTTACAGTGCCCATCTCACTTGCTGGCTTGCCAGCAATTTCTGTGCCCTTCAACGGTATAGGTATCCAAGTGGTTGGACAATACGGTGACGATAAACTTGTTCTACATGCAGCAAGGCtaatcaaatga
- a CDS encoding Mes1 cytoplasmic methionyl-tRNA synthetase, with protein sequence MSLELYGSKDKTLLALVNNLKLSIAAIVYDPKLVVKLPEDDDHIGVLLKDKKTGFELFEPNAIVKYLAKNYTTDEHIKIEEKELHQVLLTNKKENLEQVKITTPSKVELNPSQIILFSSLYPIYINGTNAWFNEFAEKVVKGVQHALSITKVERVKEQNTGAQNYIKDFLVKDQAERIVPKSDERNILITSALPYVNNVPHLGNIIGSVLSADIYSRYVKNRNHNAIFVCGTDEYGTATETKALEDGVTPKELCDKYHKIHKEVYDWFDIGFDYFGRTTTDLQTEIAQDIFLKLHKNGYLEEKTTEQLYCEQHHSFLADRFVEGTCPKCGYEDARGDQCDKCGNLLDPLELIDPRCKVDGAKPVVRNSTHIYLKLNDLEEPLKKWVEEASGIWSKNSKTITNSWIKQGLEPRCITRDLKWGTPVPLPGYEEKVLYVWFDATIGYVSITANYFRDNDATDTENWIKWWKNPENVDLYQFMGKDNVPFHTVVFPASEIGTGDNWTKLHHVSTTEYLQYEGGKFSKSRGVGVFGNNAKETGVSSSVWRYYLASIRPETGDAQFSWDEFVAKNNSELLANLGNFVNRIVKFVNAKYNGVLPKYNVENISNYKEFVTEFNALLKEYIQAMDGIQIRKGLETAMTLSARGNAFLQSNRIDNKSFEEEPDRIDAVVNVGINIAYLLSAVFYPFMPSTSVQINRILNAPALSIPDQFTLVLLAGHNIGAAEYLFKRIDEKKIDEWRKLYGGQQK encoded by the coding sequence ATGAGCTTAGAACTTTACGGATCCAAGGACAAGACGTTGTTAGCCTTggtcaacaatttaaaaCTTTCCATCGCTGCCATTGTGTACGACCCAAAACTTGTTGTTAAATTACCTGAAGATGACGATCACATCGGCGTTTTATTAAAGGACAAAAAGACTGGATTTGAATTATTCGAACCTAATGCTATTGTCAAATACTTGGCAAAGAACTACACCACTGATGAAcatatcaaaattgaagaaaaagaattacaTCAAGTTTTATTGACCAATAAGAAGGAAAATCTCGAACAAGTCAAGATTACAACTCCATCTAAAGTTGAACTCAACCCATCACAGATTATTctcttttcatcattgtaCCCAATTTACATCAATGGAACCAACGCTTGGTTCAACGAGTTTGCTGAGAAGGTAGTCAAAGGAGTGCAACATGCGTTATCAATCaccaaagttgaaagagTCAAGGAACAGAACACCGGTGCCCAAAATTACATCAAAGACTTTTTGGTCAAAGACCAAGCAGAAAGAATTGTTCCGAAATCAGATGAACGTAACATCTTGATTACTTCAGCATTACCATATGTCAATAACGTCCCTCACTTGGGTAATATCATAGGGTCAGTATTAAGTGCTGATATTTACTCCAGGTATGTCAAAAATAGAAACCATAATGCCATTTTCGTTTGTGGTACTGATGAATATGGTACTGCAACTGAAACCAAAGCTTTAGAAGATGGCGTTACACCAAAGGAATTGTGCGACAAGTACCATAAAATTCATAAAGAAGTTTATGATTGGTTCGacattggatttgattacTTTGGAAGAACTACTACCGATTTACAAACTGAAATTGCTCAAGATATCTTTTTGAAGTTACACAAGAACGGTTACttggaagaaaaaactACCGAGCAATTGTACTGTGAACAACATCATTCATTCTTGGCGGatagatttgttgaaggtACCTGTCCAAAATGTGGTTACGAAGATGCCAGAGGTGATCAGTGTGATAAATGTGGAAACTTATTAGACccattggaattgattgacCCAAGATGTAAAGTTGATGGAGCAAAACCTGTTGTGAGAAACTCCACCCACATCTAtctcaaattgaatgatttggaagaaccattgaaaaaatggGTGGAAGAAGCAAGTGGAATATGGTCCAAGAACTCTAAGACTATTACCAACTCATGGATTAAACAAGGTTTAGAGCCAAGATGTATCACCAGAGATTTGAAATGGGGTACACCAGTGCCATTGCCTGGatatgaagaaaaagtcTTGTACGTTTGGTTTGATGCTACAATTGGTTATGTTTCCATCACAGCTAACTATTTTAGAGACAATGATGCGACAGATACTGAAAACTGGATCAAATGGTGGAAGAATCCAGAAAATGTGGACTTGTATCAGTTTATGGGTAAGGACAATGTACCATTCCACACGGTCGTTTTCCCTGCATCTGAAATCGGTACCGGAGATAACTGGACAAAGTTACACCATGTAAGTACCACTGAATACTTACAATATGAAGGAGGAAAATTCTCCAAATCTAGAGGTGTTGGTGTTTTCGGAAATAATGCTAAAGAGACTGGCGTTTCTTCATCGGTTTGGAGATACTATTTGGCTTCAATTAGACCTGAAACTGGTGATGCTCAATTTTCATGggatgaatttgttgcCAAAAATAACAGTGAATTGTTGGCCAACTTGGGTAACTTTGTCAATCGTATTGTCAAATTCGTTAATGCTAAATACAATGGAGTTTTGCCTAAAtacaatgttgaaaatatctCAAATTATAAGGAGTTTGTCACTGAATTTAATGCATTATTAAAGGAATACATTCAAGCTATGGATGGAATTCAGATTAGAAAAGGGTTGGAGACAGCCATGACATTATCGGCGCGTGGTAATGCATTTTTACAATCGAATCGTATTGATaacaaaagttttgaagaagaaccaGACAGAATTGATGCTGTTGTTAATGTTGGTATTAATATTGCTTACTTGTTATCAGCTGTGTTTTATCCATTTATGCCACTGACATCAGTGCAAATCAATAGAATTTTGAATGCTCCTGCATTGTCGATTCCTGATCAGTTTACACTTGTTTTGCTTGCTGGTCACAATATTGGAGCTGCAGAGtatcttttcaaaagaattgatgaaaagaagattgatgaatggAGGAAATTGTATGGTGGTCAACAGAAATAA